In Gimesia panareensis, the genomic window CAGCACCACCGGTACAAAAACGGCGGCAACCGAATCGACCACCCGCTGAATGGGAGCCCGGCTGCGTTGGGCATTGGAGACCATCTGAATGATCTGTGAGAGCAATGTCTCACCGCCGACCTTCTGGGCTTTCATCAGAAAGGAGCCGGTCTGGTTCACAGTACCGCCGATGACGTCGGCCCCCTGCTCTTTGGAGACAGGCACCGGCTCGCCGGTAATCATCGATTCATCGATCAGGCTCTTGCCTTCTTCGACTGTGCCATCCACGGGAACTTTTTCTCCGGGCCGGACACGCAGCAGATTTCCGGCCTCGACCTCTTCTAAGGGAATGTCACGTTCTTCGCCATCGACAACCAGATGCGCGGTGGGTGGTGCCAGTGCCAGCAGTTCTTTGATCGCGGAATTGGTGCGTTTTCGGGCCCGCAGTTCCAGCATCTGCCCCAGTAGTACCAGAACGGTAATCACAACGGTTGCCTCGAAATACAGTTCGACTGTTCCATTGCGGCGAAACGATTCGGGAAAAATCCCGGGAGCCAGCAGGGCGATGACACTGTAGATATATGCGGTGCCGGTACCGATACCGATCAGCGTGAACATATTGAGATTCATACTGAGAATGGACCGATACGCGCGCTGATAAAGGGGCCAGCCAGCCCAGAGTACAACGGGGGTACTGAGCAGAAACTGTAACCAGCCCGCCACATTTTCGGGAATCCACTGATGTACGGGCACGCCCAGCATCGGCAGCATGGCGAGCAGGAACACGGGAAGTCCCAGTGCCAGCCCGCCCCAGAACCGGCGGGCCATCATTTCATACTCTGCAATTTCTTCAGGAGTTTCCTCCTGTTGCGGCATGATCGGTTCCAGATCCATCCCGCAAATGGGGCAACTGCCCGGTCCGACCTGTTCGATTTCCGGATGCATCGGACAGGAATAGATGGTGCCCGCGGGAACATGCTCAGGCGTTTTTTTCTGATGCCCGTGATGTTCATGCCCACCAGTGTCGTGATGGCAACAGCTTGCTGCCGGCTCCAGTTTCAATTCCGGCTGCTGCGGTTCGTGCTGATGAGGTTCATGCTGATGTTCTTCGTGGTGACATTCTTTTTCAGCGGAAGCAGCGTTTTCGCTGTGTTGTGCGAGGAATTTATCGCGGCAGCCCTGACTGCAGAAATACCAGGTTTGATCATCTACGGTCGCATTGAGGGCGGTCGATTCGTCGACCTGCATGTGACAAATCGGATCTGTGGCCGTCATGAGTGAAAGCTTTCTATCTCTGCTGCTTCATTGATTGAGTCGAGCCTGTTCCTTCTCGATCATCTTCTGTTTCCAACTCTTTCCCCCGCCGGTGCTGTAAACTTTGAAGGCATGAAACGCGAGTCCGATGCCCCAGCCGCCCAGAGGCCAGATAAACCAGTATTTATCGGGGGAGCGTGTCAGGTTCAGCGTGATCAGGCCGGCGTTGACGAGCACGTAGACTCCCGCGTGGATCATGAAACCCATTTTCTTTTCGACACGTTCTTTGGCCAGTTCATAATTTTTATCTTGCTCAGACATGGTTTTCCTCCTGTCAGCCTCTGAATTTATACCGCAGTCTGCGTCAAAAAAACAGCTCAGATCAAGAACCGAACGGTTGCTGATCTTCAGAAATGCAAGTCCCATGCCATGTTGTATCGCAGCTCTCCCCGGCTGATTCAAAGCCTTTCCCTGTCAGGCGTTTTGAAACCTATCGGAGCACCAATAAAAAACGGTTGCTGATCTGCCAGTATGCAGGCTCAACAACCGTTGGTAAATGTGGCAACAATGTTGTTCAGGTTAATCCTGTGAAAGATCCAGAGACAGAGTGATGTCACTGTTCTTTTCCCCTGCCACTGTCTGTACCGGCACTTTCCACTGAGCGGAATGCTGCTTGCAGAGTCCGCCGACACCATCCCGGCAATAACCGAAGCGGAGATTCAGCAGGTAATTCCCGTCTGGAACTTTTAACGCGGGCAGCGCCAACAGGACCTGATTCCCTTTGACGGTCCCCTTCCCCCTGGCGATCGTCTTTTCGGGATCGTCGGCCGACTTGAATGAAAACTTCACAGGCGCCAGCGGTGAGAGTTTATAACCAGACGAAAGTTTTGGCGTGACAGTCACCGCCAGGGGAACACCGGCTGCTACTTTTTGTGCAGATGCAGTTAATGCATCCGCGGAGGCCGCAGTGAAACTGTCATCGGAGGTCTTCGGTAATTCAGGCGGCGTCAGTCCCTGCACCTTGAATTCACTGACCTGGTCGTTATCCAGATTGACGACGCAGATACGGTGGTTGTTGGTGTCTGCGACGAACAGACGGTTGCCGACTTTCGCCAGACCCGAAGGTTCCGAGAACTCCACCGGATTCAGACTGTTTCCATCCTTACCGGTGCCGAGAAACGTTTTGACTTCGAAGGTTTTGAGATCCTCTGTCTTCAATTTGTGATTGTAGGTATCGGCAATAAACAGCCGACCGTTGTCGTATAAAACTCCCAGCGGATGCTGCAGGCGGGCGTGCATTCCGACACCATCTTTATCCCCGAATTCAAACAGGGAGCGTCCCCGTTCCAGATCGGATGTACCGGCAATCGTAGAGACAGTCTTCTTCTTCGTGTCGACCTTGCGGACTGCGGAGCCTTCACTGTCCACGACGTAAAACACATCGCCGTCGACAGTGATGTCGGACGTCTGTGCGAACGCGGATGTATCGAGGGGACCATTGACGATATCTTCCCGACCGGAACCGGCGTAAACGCCGATTTCATCGGAACCGAGCTTGTGAGACCAGATCTGGTGCGGGCCTGCCATGCAGATGTAGAGCACGCCATCGATCTCGGCCAGTGCCCAGGGACTGTTGAGCGCCGACTCACGGAGTTTGCCTCCCGCGGAACGGTAGCGGGCCTGTTCCCCGGTACCGGCGAGTGTCGAAACCTGTTTCTGATCGAGATCGATCTTGCGAATCAGATGATTTTCGGTATCCGCGACATACAGCGTATTGCCCACCAGGGCCATGCCCTGGGGATGATCAAAGGCAGCCGTTTTGTAGTCGCCGTCTTTGTTGCCGATCTGCCCCGAACCAATCACGTCGATCAGTTTGCCGTCGAGGGAAGCGATGACGATCCGGTTGTGGTTACTGTCCGAAATAAAGAGTCGGTTCTGAGGAGCATCTGCCAGCAGCTTGCCCGGGAACTTGAGTGGCGTCGGTTTGAGCTTGGCGGATTCCAGATCGAAATGCACGGGAGTTTCATCGAGCGTTCCTTTGGCACGATGATAGGCGATGACCCGCTCCAGAACTTTGTCGAGCAGTTCACGATTGCCTTCACCCGAGAGATGACCGCAGTACTTCCCCTCCGGATCGATGAGCACCATGGAGGGCCAGGCCCGTACGCCGTACTTCCGCCAGACGGTCATATTCGAATCGTTGATGACGGGATGCTTGATTTCGTAACGCTGGATTGCCCGGCGGATGTTGTCGGTCTCTTTTTCGTTATCAAATTTTGCGGAATGGCAGCCGATGACGACCAGTTCGTTCGGGTATTTCTTTTCCAGGTAGGCCAGGTCGGGGAGCACGTGCATGCAGTTGATGCAGCAGTAAGTCCAGAAGTCGATCAGTACGACTTTACCCCTGAGATCTTTGAGTGTGATCTCTCCCGAGGTATTCAACCATTCGGTTCCCCCATCCAGGCTGGGGGCCTGGGGACGATTCGGGAACGGATTTTTTGAAGCGGGATCGTCTTCCGGTTCTGGAGTTTCTTCAGTCTTTTTTTCCGCAGGTGCGGGAGACTTCTCATCTGCCAGGGCAGCCGTTAAGCCGGGACCACTGACGGTAATGAGGCCCACGAGCATTGCAGTGAGGAGGTAGAATTGTTTCAGAAAAGCGTGCTTTCCTGGCATGCCTGATTCTCCTGTTCTGGATGGATGGCTTGAGGCGGGTCGATTGTTTCGATGTTGTACTACGCGATGAGCACTCTCCTATTGTAGAATCCTGACAGGGAGGGGAACAGCCCTACTGGCAATTTTCGCAGACGAATCCAGATTCATTGATTGATCATAACCACCCTGCAGGGAAGATGTTGTGATCAGCAGCAACTGATTATTCGTGCCGCAGTGCTTCGATCGGGTCGAGCTTGGCAGCAGAGATCGCCGGATAGATTCCGGAGAGAATTCCGATGGTAACCGAGATCCCAAAGGCAACCGGCAGACTCCAGAACGCGATCTGTGGCTGTAGATCAAAGAACATGCGTCCCACATCTGAGCCAGCAGTATTTCCTTCCATGACGAAATGCTGGACGAACCATTGAATGCCGAGGAATGTGATCGGGGTCAGCAGACCGAAGACCACGCCGATCAGTCCCCCCGATCCGGCCAGCACGATCGTTTCGGTCAGAAACTGCTCAACAATATCGCGCTGCCGGGCTCCCAGAGCACGACGGACGCCGATCTCACGGGTCCGTTCGGTCACGGTTGCCAGCATGATATTCATAATGCCGATGCCTCCCACGACCAGACTGATGGCAGCGATCGACCCCAGGACCACGTTGAAGATCATCCGGATCTGTTCAGCCTGCTTGAGCAGTTCCAGGGGGACAACGACCGCATAGTCTTTGTTGCGCGGGTGTGACTGTTCGAGCGTTTCCCGAATGGCCTGCGCGGTGGGGAGCACGGTATCTTTATCATTGACGCGAAGCGTAATCTGATTCAATTCGATATGTTCGGCCGTCATGCTCCCTGCCTGGCGTTTGATGTCCAGATCACCTTCGCGAGCCTGCAGCGTCTTAATGGGAATGTAAACGTCTTTGTTGTAGTCCTGTCCGGAGAGACTGCCCCCGATGGCTGCAGAAGCGGTCCGGTCTTTCGTCACGCCGACCACGGTGTAGAACATGGGACCGATGCGGATGGACTGTCCCAGCGGGTCTTCAAATTTAAACAGTTTGTTCGCGACTTCGTTGGCGACCACCGCAACGTTGAGCAGCTTGCTTTGATCACTGGCCGTCAGAAAACGCCCCGCCGCCAGGTCCAGGTGATTCATCTCCAGATAGTCGGCAGTACAACCGACCACGCGGGCATTCATGGCTTCCTTGATATAGCGGACTTCCCTGTTGACTTCCCGAATCGGGGCGGCCTTGATAATCGTGGGCAGAGTATTGGTCAAAATTTTATAGTCGGAACGGAGCAGACCATATTGCAGCACCCGTGCACTGCTGGAAGTCTGAGCCACCTCATCGGGCGGTTTGATGCTGCGGACGATGACATTGGTCGCCCCCAGTTCGAGCACCTGTTTTTGTGCCTGGGCACTGGCGCCTTCCCCAATGGCCAGCATGGCAATCACGGAAAACACACCGAACACAATCCCGAGCATCGTCAGTCCGGACCGCAGCTTATGCAGCAATAAGCTTTTCATGGCGAGACGAACAATGCGAATGATACGGGTCATGCGAGCGGCCTGAAGTTATCTGAAAATAATCGCGAGGGTTGAATGTCAGTGGACGGGGTATGAGGGTTCCTGGATGGTCTCACTTTCAATGAGACCGTCTTTCATCATAATCTGCCGTTTGGCCTGTCTGGCGACGGCAGGTTCATGGGTCACCATAATAATCGTACGTCCCTGATTGTTCAGATTGTGGAGGATCTCCATAATTTCCTCTTCGGTTGCGGAATCCAGGTTCCCCGTCGGTTCGTCTGCCAGAATGATCTGGGGATCGTTGACGAGTGCCCGGGCGATCGAGACACGCTGCTGCTGCCCCCCGGAAAGCTGAAACGGACGGTGATCCAGTCGATCGCCAAGTCCGACCATGCGGGCAAGCTCGATGCACCATTCCCGTTCTTCGCGTCCGATGGCGGGATAGCCGGCACGGTAGAGCAGGGGGACTTCAATATTTTCCAGGACCGTGTATTGCGCGATCAGGTTGAACGACTGAAAGATGAAGCCGATCATGTCGTTGCGCATGAGTGAGAGTTCATCGTCGTCCAGGGTGGAGACATCGCGTCCACCGAGGAAGTACTGACCACTGGTGGGCCGGTCGAGCGCACCGAGCAGATTTAAGAGTGTACTCTTACCACTCCCCGATGATCCCATAATGGCGACGAAGTCACCTTCAGGGAAATCGGTCGAGACTCCTCTTAACGCTTTCACCACCACGGAGCCCAGATCATAAAACTTGGTGAGGTCGACAACTTGAGCAGCCAGCCTCATGGTCGCCGTTCTCCCGCAGGTCGGGGGCCACCGCCTGCGCCGCCACCCGAGGGGGGACGCGCTTTGCTGAGTTCGCCGGCGTCCAGGAAACCATCCCTGTTGGTATCGATATCGTCGAAGCGTTCCTTCATCCGATCGGGGGCTTCGTCTTTCGAGACTTTTCCATCCGAGTCTTTGTCGAAGCGTTGCAGGACGTTACCTGAGCCACCACCGGCCGGTTTCTTACCACCTGCTTTGGCGCCCGGTTTCCCTTGACCACCAGCGGGTGCACCTTTACCGGGGCCACCGCCTCCCTCTTTGGCCGCCTTTTTCTTTTCGAGCGCCAGCTGTTCTTCGAGTTCGATCAGCTCGTCTGCAAAGTGAGTCCGTGGATTGAGAATGACCTCTTCACCGGCGGTCACGCCATCCAGGATTTCGATCATGGTATCACTGGCCTGACCGATTTTAATTTCCCTGCGGATGGCAGTTCCACTGGGAGTTAAGACAAAAATGTAGCGTTCGTCGCCAATGGTGATGACCGACTGGACGGGAACCTGCAGCACGTCGTCGCGTTCTTCAATGCGGATTTCAATTTCTGCGGTAAGCCCGGGTTTGAGCTTGGTGATATCAGCCCCATTGGGGACAATTTTGATGGTGGCCTTGTATTCCTTGAGGTCCGGACGCATCCAGTTGGAGGAAATCGGTACGGAAGAGACCTGGTCGACAATTCCCGCGTAGCGTTGTTCGGGAAAGGCATCAACGCGGATATCCACATCCTGCCCTTCACTGATCATACTGATTTTAGATTCGTGAATCCGGGCATCGACTTTCATCTTCGAGAAATCGGGCAGCTGGATGATGGCCTGACGTTCGCGGACTTCGGTCCCTTCTTCGATCACATCCTCACCGCTACCGCGACGCCCGCTGTTCTGGTTGGCGTAGACCACCTGGCCATTCTGCGGCGCGATCATTTTGCAGTTTTCGATCTGTTCGCGAATGCGGTCCAGTTCACTGCGTTCGACTTCATAGGTCAGCTGGCTGGCTTTGAGCCGGGCATCGAACTGGGCCAGTGCGGCGACCCCCTGTCTTTTCACGCGTTCCAGATTCAGCTTCTTTTCATCAACGTCTGCAATCAGTTCTTTCTCTTTTCGCCGCTGAACGAAATCTTTTTCCACTTTGAGATCTTCTTTGGCGATTTCCAGGTCGATCTCGGCCTTGACCACGGTGATCCGGTCGGCTTCCACATCGTTCTGGTTTTTATAGCCTTTCTTGGCGATCCGTTTCGAGAACTCGAAGTTCTCTTCCGCCCGCTGCAGATCTTCACGTGCTTTGGTGACGGCACCTTCTTTGACATTCAGATCGCGTTGCGATTCCCCCTTCTGGAATTTTTCCAGATCGAGCTTCGCCAGATCGAGTGCCAGCTGCGCTGCGGAGACATCACTCTCGTTTTGAGTCTTTTGAATCGCGACATTTTCTTCAGCCTGCTTGAGTTCCGCCTCGGCCTGCGTCACCTGAATCTGCTGCTGCTTTTCCTTATCGACCAGCGCGGAGGAGTCCAGCTCACAGACCATATCGCCGGCTTTAACCATGGTTCCTTCCGGAACAATGCTGATGATGGTTGTGAAACCCTTGACCTTACTGGAAAGGGTGACGTTATTCAGACTGTCCAGCTGTCCCCGTTCGGTCACCGACACACGAAAGGCGCCCCGTGTTGCCTGATCGGTAATGTAGGTGGTGTTCTTCTTCTGCCCCGAAGAGAACGCAGAGAACAGCGGTGTCCGCACAGCAGGCACCAGTAAGACCACAGCGACCCCGACCAGAATGGTGAGAAGGATCAGCGTTCTTTTTTTAGGGAGCCTGCGCTGGCGTTTCAGTTTCTGTGTCGAGCGCATTGAGCTCTGCTGCTGGTCGGAAGACGACTTGCTTGACGTCTCCTGTTCCAGTGACTGAGGTTGATTCGGTTGATTCTGGGGGGGGTGGTTGGCGGTGCTCATTGGTAGGTCTTATCGTTCCCGCGCGGTGTTGATAGAAATTGTCTTCCCAGATGCCGTTGGCATCTATCTCCATAATACCCATATCTCGATAGATGTTAAGTCGGTTTTGTTCATAATTTACCCAGTTGCTGATTAAACTGTTTTGTGCAGTTAGTACCGAAGATAAGGCATTTAACAGATTTAACCCCTGATTTCGACCGGCCTGGGCAGGATCAGAAGTGGCTTCCACCGCACTGTCATACTGCAGCGCTGCCAGGCGGATCTGCACACGTGACGTTTCAAAGTTCTGACGCAGAACATTCAGCTGCCGCCAACTTTGCCTGATTTGGAACTTTACGTTGTCCTGAGCCTCCATGAAGGTACGGCGCTGTCTCTGGTAATCGATTTGAGATTCCCGATAGGCATTTCTCTGCTGTACTAATGATAATGGAGCCGTAAATTCCACCCCCGCCCGTAAACTAGCCTGACTACCGCGGAAGTCCAGCGGCCGGTTCCTGCCGGAGGGAGTACTTACGTCTCCGTCGACTACAACATTTAACACCGCTTCGAGCTGATTAGACTGCACTTCCATCAATCTTCTGGCATCCATCACGAAAGCCCGCTGATTCATCAGGTCCAGGCGATTGTCCAGACCGATGCGGACCGCCTCGGTACTATTCATCGTAAAGGGTTCCAGAGTAATGAGTTCTACACGCAAACCGATCTCAATTACCTGCATCCCCTGTGAAATTCTGAGCATGTCTTCCCGCAGGTTGGCCATTTCCAGAATTATTTTCTTTTTCTGGTTATTGGAAAGATTATCTTCGCTCAGAAAGCCTCGCAGGCCATCCAGGCGGCTCTGGAGTTCGTTGACTTCCTTACGCACGCCTGAATACAGTCGTATATCATTCGCGGTGCTCTGACGGACCCGCTCACGATCTGCATCAGATTCGAAACGGCGCTGGCGCAAGGCCAGAAGTTCCTCCGAGACCCCTTCTGTTTCCTCCCCCAGCAGGAGTTCAATATTTTTAATATCCTGATCCAGTGTCAGCAGGGCATCAGTCTTTAAACGCTTGATCAACAATTCCAGTCCGTTGACCACCTTCAACATATCCGCTGTTGTGGGCGGAACCAGATTGGGATCTTCCCAGTCTTCGACATAGACCGTGGCCCAGACTTCGACGAAGTCATAAATTTCCTGTTCGATTTCCGGCAGCAGGGGATCAATCAACTGGAATGGTTTGAGCAGAGACTCATCAATACTCAGAGGCATATCGGGAGGCAGCCCCATAAAGATCTTGAAGCTACCCAGTGAATCCTGATATCGCCGCTCAGCCGTTCTGAGCGTGTTAATCGAAGAAGCAAGCTGTGTTTCCAGCTGTGCCACGTCCAGGGTCACCACTTCGGTTCTGATCCGCGAGATAAGCTCATTGACGGTCGCCTGGTAGGCATCGGCATCGCTGAGTGCCAGGAGCAGCTTCTCCTGTTCTTCCGACATTTCGCCCTTCCAGGAAAGCATTCGCGATTCATCATCGTATTCCATCTTGTTTGCGAGGGCGGGCGGAATTATCCAGTTGTCGGGCAGTTCTTCCAGGCGTTCCTGCTGCACATTGACTTTCTGTGAAGACAAAGCCCGCTTAATTTCCACCTGACGTTCAAGCAGTTTGATGTTGTTTCGCTGGTTGTAGATTACCTGTAACTGTTGCAGCAGTTGCAGAAAGCCATTCCCGCCGCCGACGGTATCGGTAAAGAAGGTCTTGCGGAAGCGGGCCAGTGTTCGAGTCTGGTAGAGCACGTCACGCTCGGACTGGGTCAGTCCGTTCAAGACCACTTTCCGACCGGCACCGAGCAGCAACGGCTGCACGAGTGAGTAAGACAGGACACTGACAGAACTGGTCGAATTCGATCCGGAAAAGAGCCAGAGTGTATTGTTTGCAATTTCGACGGCCCACTGTGCTCCACTGGGCAGCATCTGATTGACGCCCATGCGACTGGAGAGATCGAGTTCCTGTGTTCCGTTGGAGAGACGACGACGGTTCAAGTCCACCTGAGGGTTCTGCCCGCCAATACCCAGATATTTGACGTCAAACTGGAATCGACTGAGAGTCAGATCGAGTGCGGAGAGAAACAGGTTCTCGATCTGGAACTGATATTCACGGCTGTTAATGTTGGCAATATCAATGGCTTCCCGCAGAGTGACTTCTTCCAGGGCCGGCAGTTCTGTGCCCGGGAGTGCATTTCCGGCCGCGGCCATTTCTGCACTCATCTCAGGTGAGATGCCGTATTGCACGAGCCAGTCAGGATTTTCAATGCTGAGTGCGCGACCGAATTTATGCCAGCTCTTGTAACCTTTTTTGTACTGCAGCCAGTGCATGTAAACGTTCGCTGCCGGGTCATCGGGGGGCAGTGGTTCGTGGTTGGGATCATAGGGATCGTAGAATCGACTGCGCGGGTCGGGATCAACATCGACACGGGGGAGTTCCCAGGCGGGGTCATCGGACTTTTCCGCCAGGATATCATACGAATCCGAATTGGCCTGATCCGCCCAGAAGGTGGGTGAGCAACCAGTGTGCACCAGCGTCAGGCCGACGATCAGCGCGACCGCATAACCTGACTTGAGAGCTTCTCCAATTTGAATGAATTTAGCGCGACTCATTAATGAGTATCCATTACACCAAGTTTATTAATAGCCGGGAACCTGAGAGGGGAATTCGTTTCTCCATTCAGGCGGCAGGGACATCACGTAATGCATAAGGGGCAGGGGAGTCTGAAACGGTCCGCACCGTTTCCCGTTGTGTACGTTGTATCTGGGCTGCTTTGAGTAACGTCTGCAGCATCCCGGTCAGTTGACGTCTCTGATCCTGAGACAAAGCGGCCAGCAGACGTTGTGAAACCGTACCGTGGTATTCTTTGACACGTTCCAGAATCTGCGCGCCTTCGGCAGTGACCTGCAGCACACGCTTGCGACGATCCTTCTGCGACTGCTGGCGAATGACCAGACGGTCACTTTCCATGCGTTCGATCAGTGTGCAGATATTGGATTCTGACTGGCCCAGCTTGCGCGCCAGTTCCGACTGGGAACAACCGGATTCGCGAATGGCATCGATCACTTTCAAGGCAGCATACCGGACTTCGTTGATTTCCAGCTGTGCGAAACTGTTATTCAATGCGGTGCGGATCATATGCGCGGTGCGGATTAATAAATCAATCTGCTCCACAAATTCCTGATGCTGCAGTGATCTCCAGTCTGCTTCACTCGCGGAAGAGATGGTAGCCGGTTTGCGATCCTGTTCCATAACGTATCAGCCTCAATTCTGTATTTGCGTCTGTTGAGTGAGCCTGTATTTTTCAGTGCATCTACGGAGCATTGCCCCTCTTCATATTTCGGACATGAAGTATTAGTATCTGAAGGAGTTATCGGCATAACCCGCAAAGTTTTACATAAGTAATTCCCGATTTCTGGTTGCACTTTCTCGCCCTGATGTGAACAATCGAGGTAACCCGCTGATGCACCTGAAATTCAAAACCCTTTTTGGGAGAGAGATTTACATGAAACGAATCGCACTCATTCGTCGCCAACCCCAGATCTTCCTACTCGCCCTGACCCTCCTATCTTTCACATTCAATGCTTTCAGCGTGGTTCATGCAGAATCGAAGCCCAATGTGATTGTGATTTACGCAGATGACCTGGGCTACGGCGACCTGGCCTGCTTCGGACATCCCACGATCAAGACTCCGCATCTGGACCAGATGGCGCAGGAGGGGATGAAATTCACCCAGTTTTATTCTGCAGCACCGGTCTGCACGCCCAGCCGGGCTGCGCTGATGACCGGCCGCTATCCGATTCGTTCCGGGATGTGCAGCGACAAACGCCGGGTGCTGTTTCCGAACTCCGGGGGCGGGATCCCTGCCAGTGAAGTGACGCTGGCGGAAGCGATGAAATCAGCCGGTTACAAAACCGGATGTATCGGCAAATGGCACCTGGGCCACCTGCCTCAATTTCTGCCAACCAGCAACGGATTCGACAGTTACTTCGGCATCCCCTATTCCAACGACATGGATCGCGTCGCCGACCGCAGTATGGGCCGGAAGATCTTCCTCGAT contains:
- a CDS encoding ABC transporter ATP-binding protein, with protein sequence MRLAAQVVDLTKFYDLGSVVVKALRGVSTDFPEGDFVAIMGSSGSGKSTLLNLLGALDRPTSGQYFLGGRDVSTLDDDELSLMRNDMIGFIFQSFNLIAQYTVLENIEVPLLYRAGYPAIGREEREWCIELARMVGLGDRLDHRPFQLSGGQQQRVSIARALVNDPQIILADEPTGNLDSATEEEIMEILHNLNNQGRTIIMVTHEPAVARQAKRQIMMKDGLIESETIQEPSYPVH
- a CDS encoding efflux RND transporter periplasmic adaptor subunit; translated protein: MRSTQKLKRQRRLPKKRTLILLTILVGVAVVLLVPAVRTPLFSAFSSGQKKNTTYITDQATRGAFRVSVTERGQLDSLNNVTLSSKVKGFTTIISIVPEGTMVKAGDMVCELDSSALVDKEKQQQIQVTQAEAELKQAEENVAIQKTQNESDVSAAQLALDLAKLDLEKFQKGESQRDLNVKEGAVTKAREDLQRAEENFEFSKRIAKKGYKNQNDVEADRITVVKAEIDLEIAKEDLKVEKDFVQRRKEKELIADVDEKKLNLERVKRQGVAALAQFDARLKASQLTYEVERSELDRIREQIENCKMIAPQNGQVVYANQNSGRRGSGEDVIEEGTEVRERQAIIQLPDFSKMKVDARIHESKISMISEGQDVDIRVDAFPEQRYAGIVDQVSSVPISSNWMRPDLKEYKATIKIVPNGADITKLKPGLTAEIEIRIEERDDVLQVPVQSVITIGDERYIFVLTPSGTAIRREIKIGQASDTMIEILDGVTAGEEVILNPRTHFADELIELEEQLALEKKKAAKEGGGGPGKGAPAGGQGKPGAKAGGKKPAGGGSGNVLQRFDKDSDGKVSKDEAPDRMKERFDDIDTNRDGFLDAGELSKARPPSGGGAGGGPRPAGERRP
- a CDS encoding 2TM domain-containing protein, whose translation is MSEQDKNYELAKERVEKKMGFMIHAGVYVLVNAGLITLNLTRSPDKYWFIWPLGGWGIGLAFHAFKVYSTGGGKSWKQKMIEKEQARLNQ
- a CDS encoding heavy metal translocating P-type ATPase, whose protein sequence is MTATDPICHMQVDESTALNATVDDQTWYFCSQGCRDKFLAQHSENAASAEKECHHEEHQHEPHQHEPQQPELKLEPAASCCHHDTGGHEHHGHQKKTPEHVPAGTIYSCPMHPEIEQVGPGSCPICGMDLEPIMPQQEETPEEIAEYEMMARRFWGGLALGLPVFLLAMLPMLGVPVHQWIPENVAGWLQFLLSTPVVLWAGWPLYQRAYRSILSMNLNMFTLIGIGTGTAYIYSVIALLAPGIFPESFRRNGTVELYFEATVVITVLVLLGQMLELRARKRTNSAIKELLALAPPTAHLVVDGEERDIPLEEVEAGNLLRVRPGEKVPVDGTVEEGKSLIDESMITGEPVPVSKEQGADVIGGTVNQTGSFLMKAQKVGGETLLSQIIQMVSNAQRSRAPIQRVVDSVAAVFVPVVLGTAVITFLLWSWLGPEPRLAYALINAVAVLIIACPCALGLATPMSIMVGVGRGAKQGILIKNAEVLETLQKVDTVVVDKTGTLTEGQPRLTECVPAGERSENDLLQWAAAVEQHSEHPLSQAVVQAAKERDLKLDEVQDFDSVTGAGVKGSVQNQPVLIGSAAFLQEQSVTIDDALMSQANDLREQGQGVIFVAIDGAFAGFLSVSDPIKETTAPAIQKLHDLGLSVVMVTGDNEKTAQAVARQLNIDDVEAGVKPQDKYEKVKALRAKGHKVAMAGDGINDAPALAEADVGIAMGTGTDVAIESAEVTLVKGDLRGVVDAIDLSRLVMRNIHQNLIFAFGYNALGIPVAAGILVPFLGIHALLSPMIAAAAMSFSSISVISNALRLRTQK
- a CDS encoding thioredoxin-like domain-containing protein, coding for MPGKHAFLKQFYLLTAMLVGLITVSGPGLTAALADEKSPAPAEKKTEETPEPEDDPASKNPFPNRPQAPSLDGGTEWLNTSGEITLKDLRGKVVLIDFWTYCCINCMHVLPDLAYLEKKYPNELVVIGCHSAKFDNEKETDNIRRAIQRYEIKHPVINDSNMTVWRKYGVRAWPSMVLIDPEGKYCGHLSGEGNRELLDKVLERVIAYHRAKGTLDETPVHFDLESAKLKPTPLKFPGKLLADAPQNRLFISDSNHNRIVIASLDGKLIDVIGSGQIGNKDGDYKTAAFDHPQGMALVGNTLYVADTENHLIRKIDLDQKQVSTLAGTGEQARYRSAGGKLRESALNSPWALAEIDGVLYICMAGPHQIWSHKLGSDEIGVYAGSGREDIVNGPLDTSAFAQTSDITVDGDVFYVVDSEGSAVRKVDTKKKTVSTIAGTSDLERGRSLFEFGDKDGVGMHARLQHPLGVLYDNGRLFIADTYNHKLKTEDLKTFEVKTFLGTGKDGNSLNPVEFSEPSGLAKVGNRLFVADTNNHRICVVNLDNDQVSEFKVQGLTPPELPKTSDDSFTAASADALTASAQKVAAGVPLAVTVTPKLSSGYKLSPLAPVKFSFKSADDPEKTIARGKGTVKGNQVLLALPALKVPDGNYLLNLRFGYCRDGVGGLCKQHSAQWKVPVQTVAGEKNSDITLSLDLSQD
- a CDS encoding ABC transporter permease — its product is MTRIIRIVRLAMKSLLLHKLRSGLTMLGIVFGVFSVIAMLAIGEGASAQAQKQVLELGATNVIVRSIKPPDEVAQTSSSARVLQYGLLRSDYKILTNTLPTIIKAAPIREVNREVRYIKEAMNARVVGCTADYLEMNHLDLAAGRFLTASDQSKLLNVAVVANEVANKLFKFEDPLGQSIRIGPMFYTVVGVTKDRTASAAIGGSLSGQDYNKDVYIPIKTLQAREGDLDIKRQAGSMTAEHIELNQITLRVNDKDTVLPTAQAIRETLEQSHPRNKDYAVVVPLELLKQAEQIRMIFNVVLGSIAAISLVVGGIGIMNIMLATVTERTREIGVRRALGARQRDIVEQFLTETIVLAGSGGLIGVVFGLLTPITFLGIQWFVQHFVMEGNTAGSDVGRMFFDLQPQIAFWSLPVAFGISVTIGILSGIYPAISAAKLDPIEALRHE